One Fuscovulum ytuae DNA segment encodes these proteins:
- a CDS encoding prepilin peptidase produces MTNTRILLPFALAATYLATLGLATLTASTDRLILAGILTAPLIWLSLTDLARHEIPDLATATIAVAGVVFQWHLHGLTAPFFWTILAAAALTAAFWGAGSLYFHRNKTEALGIGDAKLIGAGTLCLGPGGIWAMLFLAASGGILAILLARRREKAGSGIAFGPFLAYALFILINFPLS; encoded by the coding sequence ATGACCAACACGCGCATCCTCCTGCCCTTCGCCCTTGCCGCCACCTATCTGGCGACTCTCGGCCTTGCCACCCTTACCGCATCAACGGACAGGCTGATCCTCGCGGGCATCCTCACTGCGCCCCTGATCTGGCTTTCGCTCACAGACCTCGCCCGCCACGAAATCCCCGACCTCGCCACCGCGACTATCGCCGTCGCAGGCGTGGTTTTCCAGTGGCATCTGCATGGTCTGACCGCACCCTTTTTCTGGACCATCCTCGCCGCCGCCGCCTTGACCGCCGCCTTTTGGGGCGCGGGCAGCCTCTACTTCCACCGAAACAAGACCGAAGCTCTGGGCATCGGCGATGCCAAACTCATCGGCGCGGGCACCCTCTGCCTTGGCCCCGGTGGCATCTGGGCCATGCTCTTTCTTGCCGCCAGCGGGGGCATCCTTGCCATCTTGCTTGCACGCCGTCGTGAAAAGGCAGGATCGGGTATCGCTTTCGGCCCTTTCCTCGCCTATGCATTGTTCATACTCATAAACTTCCCTCTCTCCTGA
- a CDS encoding RNA polymerase sigma factor, which yields MTTQPDAAERAAEKAARSSYGRLIAILAATDRNIAAAEDALSDALLSALDHWPRHGIPANPDAWLLTAARNRQKNAARARTNHQKAEPDLLLHLFLPEDAPFPDERLRLMFVCAHPAIDPAARAPLMLQTVLGLDAARIARAFLTEPAAMSQRLVRAKARIRDTGLRFALPEPADLPERLAEVLDAIYAAFTQGWDGLDTPDAPDALTGEAIWLARLLVALLPEEPEPKGLLALMLYCTARRAARRDAAGAFVPLEHQDSRLWNRDLIIEAEGLLTDAARAARFGRYQCEAAIQSVHIQRPITGSLNLTALRTLYDLLVAHTDGIGAQIGRAIILAESGDPNAGLAALDALDPARVAAHQPWWVARHRIARLSGDLDLAETALDTAINLTEDPALRAFLRAQGPTSPN from the coding sequence ATGACGACGCAACCTGATGCCGCAGAACGCGCCGCCGAAAAGGCGGCGCGCTCCAGCTATGGCCGGCTCATCGCGATCCTTGCGGCAACCGACCGCAATATCGCAGCCGCCGAGGATGCGCTGTCGGACGCCCTTCTTTCTGCGCTGGATCATTGGCCGCGCCACGGCATCCCTGCCAATCCCGACGCATGGCTTCTCACCGCCGCACGCAACCGGCAAAAGAACGCCGCACGCGCCCGAACCAACCACCAAAAGGCCGAACCCGACCTTCTCCTGCACCTCTTCCTGCCCGAAGACGCACCTTTCCCCGACGAACGCCTTCGCCTCATGTTTGTCTGCGCCCATCCCGCCATCGACCCTGCGGCACGCGCGCCCCTGATGCTGCAAACCGTCCTCGGCCTTGATGCGGCGCGCATCGCCCGCGCCTTCCTCACCGAACCCGCCGCCATGTCGCAGCGCCTTGTCCGCGCCAAGGCCCGCATTCGCGACACGGGTCTCCGCTTTGCCCTGCCCGAACCCGCCGATCTGCCCGAACGTCTGGCCGAGGTGCTTGATGCCATTTACGCCGCCTTCACCCAAGGCTGGGACGGGCTCGACACCCCCGACGCCCCCGATGCCCTGACGGGCGAGGCGATCTGGCTTGCCCGCCTCCTCGTCGCGCTCTTGCCAGAGGAACCCGAACCGAAGGGGCTTCTCGCCCTCATGCTCTATTGCACCGCTCGCCGCGCCGCGCGCCGGGATGCCGCTGGGGCCTTCGTGCCCTTGGAACATCAGGACAGCCGCCTGTGGAATCGCGACCTCATCATCGAAGCCGAAGGTCTTTTGACCGATGCCGCCCGCGCCGCCCGCTTTGGCCGCTATCAATGCGAAGCGGCGATCCAATCCGTCCATATCCAGCGTCCAATCACGGGCAGCCTCAACCTCACCGCCCTGCGCACGCTCTATGATCTCCTCGTCGCCCATACCGATGGCATCGGCGCGCAAATCGGCCGCGCCATCATCCTTGCCGAAAGCGGCGATCCCAACGCCGGGCTCGCCGCCCTCGACGCGCTCGATCCTGCCCGGGTCGCTGCGCATCAACCCTGGTGGGTCGCCCGCCACCGCATCGCCCGGCTTTCAGGTGACCTAGACCTAGCCGAAACGGCCTTGGACACAGCCATCAACCTGACCGAAGACCCCGCCCTCCGCGCATTCCTACGCGCTCAAGGCCCCACTTCCCCCAACTGA
- a CDS encoding YciI family protein, which translates to MQYMLILNETAEDFARRTDPATTGEYWGGWNAFIGAMAQAGIIVKGDGLQGPHTATTIRIRDGKRMVQDGPFADTKEQLGGYFVIDVPDLDTALDWATRAPSALSASVELRPVLPPMPAPGT; encoded by the coding sequence ATGCAATACATGCTCATCCTCAACGAAACCGCCGAAGATTTCGCCCGCCGCACAGACCCGGCCACGACAGGGGAATATTGGGGCGGCTGGAACGCCTTCATCGGCGCCATGGCCCAAGCGGGCATCATCGTGAAAGGGGACGGCCTGCAAGGCCCCCACACCGCCACCACGATCCGCATCCGGGATGGTAAACGCATGGTGCAGGACGGCCCCTTCGCCGACACCAAGGAACAACTCGGCGGCTATTTCGTGATCGATGTGCCCGACCTCGACACCGCATTAGACTGGGCCACCCGCGCACCCTCGGCACTGTCGGCCTCGGTCGAACTGCGCCCCGTCCTCCCGCCCATGCCCGCCCCCGGCACATGA
- a CDS encoding L-fuconate dehydratase, protein MTRITAIRALDIRFPTSRSLDGSDAMNLAPDYSAAYCIIETDGAHQGHGLTFTIGRGNELCVAALRALAPLIQDIPVEDLLADMGATWRRITGDSQLRWVGPDKGVIHLATAALVNALWDLKGKIEGKPVWRLLTDMTPAETVDLVDWRYLSDALDPGRARERLEENLPTRATRLAEMRANGYPAYTTSAGWLGYSDEKMRRLCQEAIAQGWNHFKMKVGGNLEDDMRRARIIREEIGPNRRLMMDANQVWGVAQAIAHMKPLAAFDPWFIEEPTSPDDILGHAAIARGVAPIKVATGEHCQNAVMFKQFLQADALQILQLDSARLGGVNEIIGVFLMADHFGVPVCPHAGGVGLCEYVQHLSIFDYVCVSASLTDRVLEYVDHLHEHFETPVRMKAGHYLPPEEPGYSITMKPESIAAHLWPDGAAWQD, encoded by the coding sequence ATGACCCGCATCACCGCCATCCGCGCGCTGGATATCCGCTTTCCCACCTCGCGCAGCCTTGACGGGTCGGATGCGATGAACCTCGCCCCCGATTATTCCGCCGCCTATTGCATCATCGAAACCGACGGCGCCCACCAAGGCCACGGCCTTACCTTCACCATCGGGCGCGGCAACGAACTCTGCGTCGCCGCTCTCCGCGCCCTTGCGCCGCTCATTCAGGACATCCCCGTCGAAGACCTCCTCGCCGACATGGGCGCCACATGGCGGCGCATCACAGGCGACAGTCAGCTCCGTTGGGTAGGCCCCGACAAGGGGGTGATCCACCTCGCCACCGCAGCCCTCGTCAATGCACTCTGGGATTTGAAGGGCAAGATCGAAGGCAAACCCGTCTGGCGTCTTCTCACTGATATGACGCCCGCCGAAACCGTAGACCTCGTCGACTGGCGCTATCTGTCAGATGCCCTTGATCCCGGTCGCGCGCGGGAACGGCTGGAAGAAAACCTTCCCACCCGCGCCACACGTCTGGCCGAGATGCGGGCGAACGGCTATCCCGCCTATACCACCTCGGCTGGCTGGCTGGGCTATTCCGATGAAAAGATGCGCCGCCTCTGCCAAGAGGCCATCGCGCAGGGCTGGAACCACTTCAAGATGAAGGTCGGCGGCAATCTAGAAGATGACATGCGCCGTGCCCGCATCATCCGCGAAGAGATCGGCCCCAATCGCCGCCTGATGATGGACGCGAACCAAGTCTGGGGCGTGGCGCAGGCCATCGCCCATATGAAGCCGCTCGCCGCCTTTGACCCGTGGTTCATCGAAGAACCCACCAGCCCCGACGACATCCTCGGCCATGCCGCCATCGCGCGTGGCGTGGCCCCGATCAAGGTGGCAACGGGCGAACATTGCCAGAATGCGGTTATGTTCAAGCAATTCCTTCAGGCCGACGCGCTCCAGATCCTGCAACTGGACAGCGCGCGCCTTGGCGGCGTGAACGAAATCATAGGCGTCTTCCTGATGGCCGATCATTTCGGCGTCCCCGTCTGCCCCCATGCAGGCGGCGTGGGTTTGTGCGAATATGTCCAGCACCTATCGATCTTCGATTATGTCTGCGTCTCTGCCAGCCTGACAGACCGTGTTCTGGAATATGTCGACCACCTTCACGAACATTTCGAGACGCCCGTTCGCATGAAAGCGGGCCATTACCTGCCCCCCGAAGAACCGGGCTACTCCATCACCATGAAACCCGAAAGCATCGCCGCCCATCTCTGGCCCGATGGCGCGGCCTGGCAGGATTAA
- a CDS encoding LysR family transcriptional regulator: protein MAQINLHHLRLFRAVANDGTLTGAARGLNLSQSALSTQIKALEATLGHALFERRGRGLALTEAGRIALDHAEAIFRAADDLTATLRETGRARRPLRVGALATLSRNFQMQFLRPLIGRADVEVVLRSGSQTELLRDLDALALDVVLTNLAPSREQGSPWLVYRIAEQPVSLIGTPERVSGNQRGLADLLASEPLILPAPDTALRAAFDALAARLGVVPTIAAEADDMAMLRLLAREDAGLAVIPTIVVQDELASGLLVQVARIEEMRETFYAITRERRFPNPTLATLLRG from the coding sequence ATGGCCCAGATCAACCTGCACCACCTTCGCCTGTTCCGCGCCGTCGCCAATGACGGCACGCTCACCGGGGCCGCGCGCGGGCTGAACCTGTCGCAATCCGCGCTCTCCACCCAGATCAAGGCGCTTGAGGCAACGCTGGGCCATGCCCTCTTTGAACGGCGGGGGCGCGGCCTTGCTCTGACAGAGGCCGGACGCATCGCGCTTGACCATGCCGAGGCGATCTTTCGCGCCGCCGATGACCTGACCGCCACGCTGCGCGAAACGGGCCGCGCCCGCCGCCCTCTGCGCGTGGGGGCGCTGGCCACCCTATCCCGCAACTTTCAAATGCAGTTCCTCCGCCCCTTGATCGGGCGCGCGGATGTCGAAGTGGTGCTGCGCTCTGGCTCTCAGACCGAACTGCTGCGCGATCTTGATGCACTGGCGCTTGATGTCGTGCTGACAAACCTCGCCCCCTCGCGCGAACAGGGCAGCCCATGGCTGGTTTATCGCATCGCGGAACAGCCCGTCTCCCTCATCGGAACGCCCGAACGGGTCAGTGGCAACCAGCGCGGTCTGGCCGACCTTCTCGCCTCCGAACCCCTGATCCTGCCCGCCCCCGATACCGCCCTCCGCGCCGCTTTCGATGCGTTGGCCGCCCGCCTCGGCGTCGTTCCCACCATCGCGGCCGAAGCCGATGATATGGCCATGCTCCGCCTTCTCGCGCGCGAAGACGCAGGGCTGGCCGTCATCCCCACAATCGTGGTGCAGGACGAACTGGCCAGCGGCCTTCTGGTGCAGGTCGCCCGCATCGAAGAAATGCGCGAAACCTTTTACGCCATCACCCGCGAAAGACGCTTTCCCAACCCCACCCTCGCCACCCTTCTGCGCGGCTGA
- a CDS encoding YbcC family protein codes for MFLKHTQIAPARISGLLTAAEAAARAIPPAFPLSATVAVNPFLGQTGEDLATAQARMARVAGVRLMRPRAEFVAMVQDGRISEDDLAAALIAQPSPLKPVDLALMKARITQPAPALKAVPTVAELAAEATGVDWPAVITRAIGLWAAGRFDRGQALWSPAPGQGAFAAWRVWATHDLTPEIAGLAGFCAHVEAAPDTPERAILRAAERLGLSEAAAETAFHRLLIDLGGWAQHARWLLWQAELAGQTDATLTDLLAIRLMFEEALLETVPQIADGWASVVATHDVPPAPTPDMVVDAILQEAAERAVQRGLAARLIGPKAAAGRPALQAAFCIDVRSEVMRRALESLNPGIETIGFAGFFGLPLAHKAHGTDEVAAHLPVLLNAKLDTSSHAAPEAEAQARIAARATRAWGRFRQAAVSSFAFVEAAGPAYGWKLVKDSLHLGGAAHVSPAPKFETALDAAAKTATAAAVLRAMSMTKGHARLILLLGHGAQVTNNPHESAYHCGACGGQTGEVSARLLADLLNDPEARAGLPAQGIDLPSDTVFVAGLHDTTTDKVTLYADGLPVSHMADLAQAKGWLSKAGKVARGERSLRLPGATDDGLLQRAVNWSEVRPEWGLAGCAAFIAAPRAATAGVDLEGRAFLHSYDWQADQGFGTLELILTAPVVVASWISLQYFGSSVAPDLFGGGNKLIHNVVGGIGVVEGNGGMLRPGLPMQAVHDGEALAHDPLRLSVMIEAPVEAMTAVLEKHPGVRALFDNGWLHLFAMEGGQIVSRYRPGLRWEGEVSERRAA; via the coding sequence ATGTTCCTGAAGCACACACAGATCGCACCGGCCCGCATCTCGGGTCTTCTGACGGCGGCAGAGGCGGCGGCGCGGGCGATCCCGCCGGCCTTCCCCCTGTCGGCCACGGTGGCGGTGAACCCATTCCTTGGCCAGACGGGCGAGGATCTGGCCACGGCACAGGCGCGGATGGCGCGGGTGGCAGGTGTCCGGCTGATGCGGCCACGGGCAGAATTCGTGGCGATGGTGCAGGATGGCCGGATCAGCGAGGACGACCTTGCGGCGGCCCTGATCGCGCAGCCTTCGCCGTTGAAGCCTGTGGACCTTGCACTGATGAAGGCGCGGATCACGCAGCCTGCGCCCGCCCTGAAGGCCGTGCCGACTGTGGCGGAACTTGCGGCAGAGGCGACCGGGGTTGATTGGCCTGCGGTGATTACCCGTGCCATCGGGCTTTGGGCGGCGGGGCGGTTTGACCGGGGGCAGGCGCTGTGGTCGCCCGCACCGGGGCAGGGTGCCTTTGCAGCGTGGCGGGTCTGGGCGACGCATGACCTGACGCCCGAAATCGCGGGGCTTGCAGGGTTTTGCGCCCATGTCGAAGCAGCACCCGACACGCCAGAGCGCGCGATCCTGCGCGCGGCGGAACGGCTGGGCTTGTCCGAGGCAGCGGCGGAGACGGCGTTCCATCGTTTGCTGATCGATCTGGGTGGTTGGGCGCAGCATGCGCGGTGGCTGCTTTGGCAGGCGGAGCTGGCGGGGCAAACGGATGCCACGCTGACCGATCTGCTGGCGATCCGGCTGATGTTTGAAGAGGCATTGCTGGAAACGGTGCCGCAGATTGCGGATGGTTGGGCTTCGGTCGTGGCGACGCATGACGTGCCACCGGCACCGACGCCTGACATGGTGGTGGATGCGATCCTGCAAGAGGCAGCGGAGCGGGCGGTGCAGCGGGGCCTTGCTGCGCGGCTGATCGGGCCGAAGGCGGCGGCGGGGCGGCCTGCCTTGCAGGCGGCCTTCTGCATCGACGTAAGGTCCGAGGTGATGCGCCGCGCCTTGGAAAGCCTGAATCCGGGGATCGAGACGATCGGTTTTGCAGGCTTTTTCGGCCTGCCCTTGGCGCATAAGGCGCATGGGACGGATGAGGTCGCAGCGCATCTGCCGGTTCTGTTGAATGCCAAGCTGGACACATCCAGCCATGCCGCACCGGAAGCCGAGGCGCAGGCGCGGATTGCGGCGCGGGCAACGCGGGCCTGGGGCCGGTTCCGGCAGGCGGCGGTGTCTTCTTTCGCCTTTGTCGAAGCGGCGGGCCCGGCCTATGGATGGAAGCTGGTGAAGGACTCGCTGCATCTGGGCGGCGCAGCGCATGTCTCCCCTGCGCCGAAGTTCGAAACGGCGCTGGATGCGGCGGCGAAGACGGCAACGGCGGCGGCAGTGCTGCGCGCGATGAGCATGACCAAGGGCCATGCGCGGCTGATCCTGCTGTTGGGCCATGGTGCGCAGGTGACCAACAACCCGCATGAAAGCGCTTATCATTGCGGGGCCTGCGGTGGGCAGACGGGCGAGGTATCGGCCCGGCTTCTGGCCGATCTTCTGAACGATCCCGAGGCGCGGGCGGGGCTGCCTGCGCAGGGGATTGATCTGCCCAGCGATACCGTCTTCGTCGCGGGCCTTCACGACACGACGACGGATAAGGTCACGCTTTATGCCGATGGCCTGCCTGTCAGCCACATGGCGGACCTTGCGCAGGCCAAGGGATGGCTGTCGAAGGCGGGCAAGGTGGCGCGGGGGGAGCGGTCGCTGCGCTTGCCGGGTGCCACGGACGATGGGTTGCTGCAACGGGCGGTGAACTGGTCCGAGGTGCGGCCGGAATGGGGTCTGGCAGGGTGCGCTGCCTTCATTGCGGCACCGCGAGCAGCGACGGCAGGTGTCGATCTGGAGGGGCGGGCCTTCTTGCACAGCTATGACTGGCAGGCGGATCAGGGCTTTGGCACCTTGGAACTGATCCTGACTGCGCCGGTGGTGGTGGCAAGCTGGATCAGCCTGCAATATTTTGGGTCATCCGTCGCGCCGGACCTGTTTGGGGGTGGCAACAAGCTGATCCACAATGTCGTGGGCGGGATTGGTGTGGTTGAGGGCAATGGTGGCATGCTGCGCCCCGGCCTGCCGATGCAGGCGGTGCATGACGGTGAGGCGCTGGCGCATGATCCCCTGCGGCTGTCGGTGATGATCGAAGCCCCGGTCGAGGCGATGACGGCGGTGCTGGAAAAGCATCCGGGCGTACGGGCGCTGTTCGACAATGGCTGGCTGCATCTTTTCGCGATGGAGGGCGGGCAGATCGTGTCGCGCTATCGGCCCGGTCTGCGCTGGGAAGGTGAGGTTTCGGAGCGGCGCGCGGCATGA
- a CDS encoding proton-conducting transporter membrane subunit, translating to MAVLPVLTFLAPLPLLMVALFAASRPGRRPVAVPMLAEGAAGLSLLLALGGMAQLILTGAESAGLGQGAGLLALRLDAVSATMALLVAFVGWVVVRYSRSYLDGEAREGAFHGLMLAVLAAVLVLVQSGSLAVLVLAFASVGVGLRHLLLFYPERAEARRAAAKFTLVWGAGDMALVAAAVLLWLAFGTADIAALTEAAAAGLPIAAQGAVALLVLAAMLKTAAFPLHGWLTEVMEAPTPVSALLHAGIINAGGFLLVRLAEVVQGSPGAMAALVMLGGFTALFGAAVMLTQSAVKTALAWSTVAQMGFMLLQCGLGLWALAVLHIVAHSMYKAHAFLSSGSAVQAVASVRRPGPVAVPGLAAVARAFGLALVLYAVVALAFGLVVGPKSEQALALGAILIFGVAYLVAQGLADAAPRALTLRTGAASLAAAVAYFGFHVLSGALWGPHLPAAPEAGALEWALIVLALLSFGTVAVAQALFPLWAHHPAAAGLRVHLANGLYLNAVLDRLIGGFRVSKSL from the coding sequence ATGGCCGTCCTGCCCGTTCTGACTTTTCTGGCCCCCTTGCCGCTCTTGATGGTGGCGCTGTTTGCGGCGTCGCGTCCTGGTCGCCGACCTGTGGCGGTGCCGATGCTGGCGGAAGGCGCGGCGGGGCTTTCTCTGCTGCTGGCGCTTGGTGGGATGGCGCAACTCATCCTGACCGGGGCAGAGAGCGCGGGTCTTGGGCAAGGGGCGGGTCTTCTGGCGCTGCGGCTGGATGCTGTCAGCGCAACGATGGCCTTGCTGGTGGCCTTTGTCGGCTGGGTCGTGGTGCGGTATTCGCGCAGCTATCTGGATGGCGAAGCGCGGGAGGGGGCGTTTCACGGGCTGATGCTGGCGGTGCTGGCGGCGGTTCTGGTGCTTGTGCAGTCGGGCAGCCTTGCGGTGCTGGTGCTGGCCTTCGCGTCGGTGGGTGTGGGGCTGCGGCATCTGCTCTTGTTCTATCCCGAACGGGCCGAGGCGCGGCGGGCGGCGGCGAAGTTCACGCTGGTTTGGGGGGCGGGTGATATGGCCCTTGTCGCAGCGGCGGTTCTTCTGTGGCTGGCCTTTGGCACCGCGGATATTGCCGCGCTGACAGAGGCGGCGGCGGCTGGGTTGCCCATCGCGGCGCAGGGAGCGGTGGCCTTACTGGTGCTGGCGGCGATGCTGAAGACTGCGGCCTTCCCGCTGCATGGCTGGCTGACCGAAGTGATGGAGGCCCCAACCCCGGTTTCGGCCCTGCTGCATGCCGGGATTATCAATGCGGGTGGGTTCCTTCTGGTGCGGTTGGCCGAGGTGGTGCAGGGCAGCCCCGGCGCGATGGCCGCGCTGGTGATGCTGGGCGGGTTTACGGCGCTGTTCGGGGCGGCGGTGATGTTGACGCAATCGGCAGTGAAGACCGCCCTTGCCTGGTCGACCGTCGCGCAGATGGGCTTCATGCTGCTGCAATGCGGGTTGGGGCTTTGGGCGCTGGCGGTGCTGCATATCGTGGCGCATTCGATGTACAAGGCGCATGCCTTCCTGTCGTCGGGCAGTGCGGTGCAGGCGGTAGCATCGGTGCGGCGACCGGGTCCGGTGGCGGTGCCCGGTCTGGCTGCGGTGGCGCGGGCTTTCGGTCTGGCCCTGGTCCTTTACGCGGTGGTGGCGCTGGCCTTCGGGCTGGTTGTCGGGCCGAAGTCGGAGCAGGCCTTGGCCCTTGGTGCGATCCTGATCTTTGGCGTGGCCTATCTGGTGGCGCAGGGTCTGGCCGATGCCGCGCCGCGTGCCCTGACGCTGCGGACCGGGGCGGCATCTCTTGCGGCGGCGGTGGCCTATTTCGGGTTCCATGTGCTGTCGGGCGCGCTGTGGGGGCCGCATCTTCCGGCGGCACCCGAGGCGGGGGCCTTGGAATGGGCGCTGATCGTGCTGGCACTGTTGTCCTTTGGCACGGTGGCCGTGGCGCAGGCTTTGTTCCCGCTGTGGGCGCATCATCCGGCGGCTGCGGGGCTGCGGGTGCATCTGGCCAACGGGCTTTATCTGAATGCGGTTCTGGACCGGCTGATCGGCGGGTTCCGGGTTTCCAAATCCCTCTGA
- a CDS encoding DUF6671 family protein, with protein sequence MTLPKRVALGTMHGKAAAIAPPFAALGIALEVPAGLDTDQFGTFSGEVARAGTMEQAARAKAKAAVALTGLSVGVASEGAYGPHPVIPFLALGQEMLLWHDAATGREIVEVLRDDRPTYDQALVASVGEVEGFLARIAFPEVAVVVAGEGASRPLAKGLTEARGVERAVAEAIALSDSGRAMVTTDMRAHLNPRRMAVIGDLAAQLVARLARTCPACAAPGWGRLRVEAGLPCADCGTPTALPRTEILGCTACGAEAAQSFPAAPDWADPGQCPMCNP encoded by the coding sequence ATGACCCTACCCAAGCGTGTGGCGCTTGGCACGATGCATGGAAAGGCGGCGGCCATTGCCCCGCCTTTCGCTGCGCTTGGGATCGCGTTGGAGGTTCCGGCGGGGTTGGATACCGACCAGTTCGGGACATTTTCTGGCGAGGTGGCACGGGCTGGCACAATGGAACAGGCGGCGCGCGCCAAGGCCAAGGCCGCGGTTGCCCTGACGGGCCTGTCTGTGGGGGTGGCGAGCGAAGGGGCCTATGGGCCGCATCCGGTGATCCCTTTCCTTGCCTTGGGGCAGGAAATGCTGCTGTGGCACGACGCGGCAACGGGGCGCGAGATCGTGGAAGTGCTGCGCGATGACCGCCCGACCTATGACCAGGCGCTGGTCGCTTCGGTGGGGGAGGTTGAGGGGTTTCTGGCCCGGATCGCCTTTCCCGAAGTGGCGGTGGTGGTCGCGGGCGAGGGGGCGTCGCGGCCTTTGGCCAAGGGTTTGACGGAAGCCCGCGGGGTGGAACGTGCCGTGGCAGAAGCGATTGCCCTGTCTGATAGCGGGCGGGCCATGGTCACGACCGATATGCGGGCGCATCTGAACCCACGCCGGATGGCGGTGATCGGTGATCTTGCCGCGCAGCTTGTGGCACGGTTGGCGCGCACCTGTCCGGCCTGTGCGGCACCCGGCTGGGGCCGATTGCGAGTAGAGGCAGGGCTGCCCTGTGCTGATTGCGGCACGCCCACCGCCTTGCCGAGGACCGAGATCCTTGGTTGCACCGCCTGCGGGGCCGAGGCGGCGCAGTCTTTTCCCGCGGCACCCGACTGGGCCGACCCCGGCCAGTGCCCTATGTGCAATCCTTAA
- the ilvD gene encoding dihydroxy-acid dehydratase, which translates to MNQRFEKSRLPSRHVTEGPARAPHRSYFYAMGLTEEEIHRPWIGVATCWNEAAPCNIALNRQAQAVKLGVKSGGGTPREFTTITVTDGIAMGHEGMRSSLASRDAIADTVELTMRGHCYDALVGLAGCDKSLPGMMMAMVRLNVPSVFIYGGSILPGRLNGQDVTVQDVFEAVGKHQAGSLSDAELAILERVACPSAGACGAQYTANTMACVSEALGLALLNSSGAPAPYESRDQYGMASGEAVMRLIEKNIRARDVVTRKSLENAARVVACTGGSTNAALHLPAIAHEAGIAFDLFDVTDIMRDTPYFVNLRPGGEYVAKDMYEVGGVPVVMKELAKAGLLHLDCITASGRTLGEELEEIRGEADGRVIHPIAAPITATGGVVGLRGNLAPDGAIVKVAGMKPEEQVFTGPARVFECEEEAFEAVRKRAYKAGEVIVIRNEGPSGGPGMREMLATTAAISGQGMGKKVALITDGRFSGATRGFCVGHVGPEAAHGGPIALLRDGDVITINAITGELSVAVDEDEMTRRKAEWKGPRETIYATGAVWKFARLVGGARWGAVTHPGAAAERHIYMDL; encoded by the coding sequence ATGAACCAGCGTTTCGAAAAGTCCCGCCTGCCGAGCCGACATGTGACGGAAGGCCCGGCGCGCGCGCCGCATCGCAGCTATTTCTACGCGATGGGCCTGACGGAGGAGGAGATTCACCGCCCGTGGATCGGTGTTGCGACCTGCTGGAACGAGGCAGCACCGTGCAACATCGCGCTGAACCGGCAGGCGCAGGCGGTGAAGCTGGGCGTGAAGTCGGGGGGCGGGACGCCGCGCGAATTTACCACGATCACGGTAACCGATGGCATTGCCATGGGGCATGAAGGGATGCGGTCATCCCTCGCTTCGCGCGATGCCATTGCGGATACGGTCGAACTGACGATGCGCGGGCATTGCTATGACGCGTTGGTGGGGTTGGCTGGGTGTGACAAGAGCTTGCCGGGGATGATGATGGCCATGGTGCGGCTGAATGTGCCGTCGGTCTTTATCTATGGCGGTTCGATCCTGCCGGGGCGGTTGAACGGGCAGGATGTCACGGTTCAGGACGTGTTCGAGGCGGTGGGAAAGCATCAGGCGGGCAGCCTGAGCGATGCGGAACTGGCGATCCTTGAGCGGGTGGCCTGTCCCAGTGCCGGGGCCTGCGGGGCGCAATACACGGCCAATACGATGGCCTGCGTGTCAGAGGCGTTGGGGTTGGCCCTGCTGAATTCATCCGGGGCGCCCGCGCCTTATGAAAGCCGCGACCAATATGGGATGGCATCGGGTGAGGCGGTAATGCGGTTGATCGAGAAGAACATCCGTGCGCGGGATGTGGTCACGCGGAAGAGCCTTGAGAATGCGGCGCGGGTCGTGGCCTGCACGGGGGGCAGCACCAATGCGGCGCTGCATCTGCCCGCCATTGCGCATGAGGCGGGGATTGCTTTCGATCTGTTCGATGTGACCGACATCATGCGCGACACGCCCTATTTCGTGAACCTGCGTCCCGGTGGAGAGTATGTCGCCAAGGATATGTATGAGGTGGGCGGCGTGCCGGTGGTGATGAAGGAACTGGCGAAGGCCGGGCTTTTGCATCTGGATTGCATCACGGCAAGCGGGCGGACCTTGGGCGAGGAGCTGGAGGAGATCCGGGGTGAGGCGGATGGGCGCGTGATCCATCCCATCGCGGCGCCCATCACGGCGACGGGTGGCGTGGTCGGACTGCGCGGCAACCTTGCGCCGGATGGGGCCATCGTGAAGGTCGCGGGGATGAAGCCGGAAGAGCAGGTCTTTACAGGCCCGGCGCGGGTTTTCGAATGCGAGGAAGAAGCCTTTGAGGCGGTGCGCAAGCGGGCCTATAAGGCGGGCGAGGTGATCGTGATCCGCAATGAAGGCCCGTCAGGCGGGCCGGGGATGCGCGAGATGCTGGCCACCACCGCCGCGATTTCGGGCCAAGGCATGGGCAAGAAGGTGGCACTGATCACCGATGGCCGTTTCTCGGGCGCGACACGGGGCTTCTGCGTGGGCCATGTGGGGCCGGAGGCCGCGCATGGCGGGCCGATTGCCCTTCTGCGGGATGGCGACGTGATCACCATCAACGCGATCACGGGTGAGTTGTCCGTCGCTGTGGACGAGGACGAGATGACGCGCCGCAAGGCCGAATGGAAAGGCCCGCGCGAGACGATCTATGCCACAGGCGCCGTGTGGAAATTCGCACGTCTCGTGGGCGGCGCGCGCTGGGGTGCGGTCACGCATCCGGGTGCGGCAGCCGAACGGCATATCTACATGGACCTGTAA